In Odontesthes bonariensis isolate fOdoBon6 chromosome 6, fOdoBon6.hap1, whole genome shotgun sequence, one genomic interval encodes:
- the alkbh2 gene encoding DNA oxidative demethylase ALKBH2, producing MERLMLRGLNKRSCTNDDLRRSPRKKVKREEDERTKEEDEDTALGEFSDPVPWQKIEAEGLDCDYALLFSRKEADDLFKQLEEEVVYSTGEESKVQVFGKVYNIPRKQATYGDAGLRYTYSGVTRLACPWTAALEYIRDTVTKVTAQTFNFVLINRYKDGQDHMGEHRDDEKELDPSCPIASVSLGAARDFIFRHRDTRGKQSRRQIEPVKLELAHGSLLLMNPPTNTFWYHSLPVRKKVFTPRINLTFRRILLDGKK from the exons CACCAATGATGACCTGCGAAGAAGTCCAAGGAAGAAGGTGAAACGGGAGGAAGATGAGAGGACgaaggaggaggatgaggatacAGCGTTAGGAGAGTTCTCAGATCCTGTTCCTTGGCAAAAGATAGAGGCAGAAGGACTAGACTGTGATTACGCTCTACTATTCTCAAgaaaggaggcagatgaccTATTTAAAcagttggaggaggaggtggtgtaCTCAACAG GAGAAGAGTCAAAGGTCCAGGTGTTTGGAAAGGTGTATAATATACCAAGAAAACAGGCAACATATGGAGATGCAGGTCTCAGATACACTTACTCTGGGGTGACACGTTTGGCCTGCCCATGGACGGCGGCCTTGGAATACATTCGAGATACAGTCACAAAAGTGACAGCCCAGACATTCAACTTTGTCTTGATCAACAG GTACAAAGACGGGCAGGATCACATGGGTGAGCACCGCGATGATGAGAAGGAGCTGGACCCCTCCTGTCCCATCGCCTCCGTCTCTTTGGGAGCAGCACGGGACTTCATCTTCAGACACAGAGATACTCGGGGAAAACAGAGCCGCCGACAGATTGAACCTGTGAAGCTTGAGCTCGCTCACGGAAGCCTGCTTCTCATGAATCCGCCGACCAACACCTTCTGGTACCACAGCCTCCCTGTTCGTAAGAAAGTTTTCACGCCGCGCATTAACCTCACTTTTAGACGCATCCTGCTGGACggcaagaaataa